The Streptomyces sp. NBC_00344 genome includes a window with the following:
- the whiG gene encoding RNA polymerase sigma factor WhiG, translating into MPQHTSGSDRAAAPPAARGQMRPAAPSTLDELWRSYKATGDKRLREQLILHYSPLVKYVAGRVSVGLPPNVEQADFVSSGVFGLIDAIEKFDIERAIKFETYAITRIRGAMIDELRALDWIPRSVRQKARAVERAYATLEARFRRTPSESEVAAEMGIAVEELHAVFSQLSLANVVALDELLHVGGEGGDRLSLMDTLEDTAADNPVELAEGRELRRLLARAINTLPEREKTVVTLYYYEGLTLAEIGHVLGVTESRVSQIHTKSVLQLRAKLADVGR; encoded by the coding sequence ATGCCCCAGCACACGTCCGGGTCTGACCGCGCGGCAGCACCTCCCGCTGCACGTGGCCAAATGCGGCCCGCCGCACCGTCGACGCTCGATGAGCTGTGGCGGTCGTACAAAGCCACGGGCGACAAACGACTGCGCGAACAACTGATCCTGCACTACTCCCCCCTGGTGAAGTACGTGGCCGGGCGGGTCAGCGTGGGGCTGCCCCCCAATGTCGAGCAGGCGGACTTCGTCTCATCCGGGGTTTTCGGGCTGATCGACGCGATCGAGAAGTTCGATATCGAACGGGCGATCAAGTTCGAGACCTACGCGATCACTCGGATCCGCGGCGCGATGATCGACGAGCTGCGCGCTCTCGACTGGATTCCGCGCTCGGTCCGGCAGAAGGCACGCGCCGTCGAGCGTGCCTACGCGACGCTGGAGGCCAGATTCCGGCGTACTCCCTCCGAGAGCGAGGTGGCCGCGGAGATGGGCATCGCGGTCGAAGAACTGCACGCCGTCTTCAGCCAGCTGTCGCTGGCGAATGTGGTCGCCCTGGACGAGCTGCTGCACGTCGGCGGGGAGGGCGGCGACCGGCTCAGTCTGATGGACACCCTGGAGGACACCGCAGCGGACAATCCGGTCGAGCTGGCCGAGGGCCGCGAGCTGCGCAGACTGCTGGCCCGCGCCATCAACACCCTCCCGGAGCGCGAGAAGACCGTGGTGACTCTGTACTACTACGAGGGGCTCACTCTGGCCGAGATCGGTCATGTCCTCGGGGTCACCGAGAGCCGGGTCAGCCAGATCCACACCAAGTCGGTTCTGCAGCTCAGGGCCAAGCTGGCCGACGTCGGCCGGTGA
- a CDS encoding DUF7848 domain-containing protein: protein MSRSIVRFVDHTITHAPEGGVTFEAFCAAYRCEAASGAFGEQTDALDWCLRHTGSTGHTIFRRVVTDHARVTRSE, encoded by the coding sequence ATGAGCCGATCCATCGTCCGGTTCGTCGACCACACAATCACGCACGCTCCAGAAGGCGGCGTCACCTTCGAAGCTTTCTGCGCAGCCTATCGCTGTGAGGCTGCGTCAGGCGCCTTCGGAGAGCAGACCGACGCGCTTGACTGGTGCCTGCGCCACACCGGATCTACAGGGCACACGATCTTCCGACGTGTCGTCACCGACCATGCGCGGGTGACGCGCTCCGAGTAA
- a CDS encoding TetR/AcrR family transcriptional regulator, which translates to MAEHRTMQRGALLDAARTLLSDGGTEALTFPALAERTGLARSSVYEYFRSRAAVVEELCAVDFPVWAAEIEAAMEHAGTPEGKVEAYVRRQLVLVGDQRHRAVVAISASELDAGAREKIRAAHGGLVAMIVAALEALRHEQPLMAAMLLQGVVDAAVRRIELGAEDPRAVADAAVAMALRGVRG; encoded by the coding sequence GTGGCCGAGCACCGGACCATGCAGCGCGGCGCCCTGCTGGACGCAGCCCGCACCCTGCTCTCCGACGGCGGCACGGAGGCGCTGACCTTCCCCGCTCTTGCCGAGCGCACCGGTCTGGCGCGCTCCTCCGTCTATGAGTACTTCCGTTCCCGCGCCGCCGTGGTGGAAGAGCTCTGCGCCGTCGACTTCCCGGTCTGGGCGGCCGAGATCGAGGCTGCGATGGAGCACGCCGGCACCCCTGAGGGCAAGGTCGAGGCGTACGTGCGCCGGCAGCTGGTACTCGTCGGTGATCAGCGGCACCGGGCGGTGGTCGCCATCTCCGCGAGCGAGCTCGACGCGGGCGCCCGCGAGAAGATCCGGGCCGCGCACGGCGGTCTGGTCGCGATGATCGTGGCCGCGCTCGAAGCACTGCGCCATGAGCAGCCACTGATGGCGGCGATGCTGCTCCAGGGCGTGGTGGACGCGGCAGTCCGGCGTATCGAACTGGGGGCGGAGGACCCCCGTGCCGTGGCCGATGCCGCCGTCGCGATGGCGCTGCGGGGCGTTCGGGGCTGA
- the dprA gene encoding DNA-processing protein DprA has product MTGDGREAERTARAALTRVIEPGDEHGGRWLREFGAVELWRRLRSAAAGPEALSGASRQRIGGYRLRAATADPDRDLTAAEGAGGRFICPGDEEWPSQLDDLGDAGPLGLWVRGPSHLRIWALRSVAVVGARACTAYGAHMAASLSSGLAERGWVVVSGAAFGIDGAAHRGALAAGGATIAVLACGVDTVYPRGHTELIGRIAEQGLLVSELPPGDHPTRSRFILRNRVIAALTRGTVVVEAEYRSGSLATARHALKLGRFTMGVPGPVTSGLSAGVHELLRGEGVLVTDAAEVVELVGGIGDLAPVRSGPLLARDLLDPVAARVLEALPGRGAAEGRDIAREAGTTADEALARLYELHSLGFVERRSAGWQLVSGATQTADARRGGA; this is encoded by the coding sequence ATGACCGGTGACGGGCGGGAAGCAGAGCGGACTGCCCGCGCTGCCCTCACCCGGGTGATCGAGCCGGGTGACGAGCACGGCGGCCGCTGGCTGCGCGAGTTCGGGGCGGTGGAGCTGTGGCGGAGGCTTCGCTCGGCGGCGGCCGGGCCGGAAGCGCTGTCCGGGGCAAGCCGGCAGCGGATCGGCGGATACCGGCTGCGGGCAGCCACAGCAGATCCGGACCGGGACCTCACGGCGGCAGAGGGTGCCGGGGGCCGGTTCATCTGCCCCGGTGATGAGGAGTGGCCCAGCCAGCTGGACGATCTGGGGGACGCCGGGCCGCTGGGGCTGTGGGTTCGTGGTCCGTCCCATCTGCGGATATGGGCTCTGCGTTCGGTAGCGGTGGTGGGCGCCCGGGCCTGTACCGCCTACGGCGCGCACATGGCGGCGAGCCTGAGCTCGGGGCTCGCCGAACGCGGCTGGGTCGTGGTGTCCGGTGCTGCGTTCGGAATCGACGGCGCGGCCCATCGCGGAGCCCTGGCCGCGGGTGGGGCCACGATCGCCGTACTGGCCTGCGGCGTCGACACGGTATATCCGCGTGGCCACACGGAGCTGATCGGCCGGATCGCCGAGCAGGGGCTGCTCGTCAGCGAGTTGCCGCCGGGGGACCATCCGACTCGAAGCCGCTTCATTCTCCGGAACCGGGTGATCGCCGCGCTGACGAGAGGGACGGTCGTGGTCGAGGCCGAGTACCGCAGCGGTTCGCTGGCCACCGCGCGCCATGCGCTGAAGCTGGGCCGTTTCACCATGGGGGTCCCCGGCCCGGTCACCAGCGGGCTCTCCGCCGGAGTACATGAACTGCTGCGCGGGGAGGGCGTTCTGGTCACCGATGCCGCCGAAGTCGTCGAACTGGTGGGTGGCATCGGGGATCTCGCACCGGTCAGATCCGGCCCCCTACTGGCCAGGGACCTGCTCGATCCCGTGGCCGCGCGGGTGTTGGAGGCGCTGCCGGGGCGTGGCGCAGCCGAGGGCCGTGACATCGCCCGAGAGGCGGGTACGACGGCCGATGAAGCCCTCGCCAGGCTGTACGAACTCCACTCGTTGGGGTTTGTTGAACGGCGAAGTGCCGGCTGGCAGTTGGTATCAGGCGCGACACAGACCGCTGACGCCCGGCGAGGCGGTGCTTGA